The following are encoded together in the Microbacterium hatanonis genome:
- the glp gene encoding gephyrin-like molybdotransferase Glp: MSGARPGLRSVEEQLGRILAAVRPLPVEVLPVTSAFGRTLADPVIAAGDIPLFDNSAMDGFAVRFDDVADAAADAPVTLRVVADLPAGTSLDPSLAPGEAARIMTGSPVPGDADVIVPFEDTAGGLPAGLDDVVIERAPREAGLFVRRRGGDLRTGDEVMAPGVRLGAFQIAAAVAAGVGEVRVSRSPRVVVVSTGSELTAPGAGGRRGSIPDSNGPLLAALLVGADAELVGLHRVGDDPAEVTRVTREAEAAGADVIVFTGGVSAGAYEPVRGAFAGEDAGRGGIEFAAVAMQPGKPQAFGTLPSGTLVFGLPGNPVSVAVSFEVFVRPALLHLQGRADITRPSVRLRAAESWRTPPARRQYLPAVVDLAAGTVRPATAGGSGSHLAGGLAHAQAFAIVPAEVAEVAEGDPLDVILVG; the protein is encoded by the coding sequence GTGAGCGGCGCACGCCCGGGACTGCGCAGCGTCGAGGAGCAGCTGGGCCGCATCCTCGCCGCCGTCCGTCCCCTTCCGGTCGAGGTGCTCCCCGTCACCTCGGCGTTCGGACGCACGCTCGCCGACCCCGTCATCGCCGCGGGCGACATCCCCCTCTTCGACAACTCCGCGATGGACGGGTTCGCCGTGCGCTTCGACGACGTGGCGGATGCGGCGGCCGACGCGCCGGTGACGCTGCGGGTGGTCGCCGACCTCCCCGCCGGCACGTCCCTCGACCCCTCTCTCGCCCCCGGCGAAGCCGCGCGGATCATGACGGGCTCGCCGGTCCCCGGCGACGCGGACGTCATCGTGCCGTTCGAGGACACGGCGGGGGGCCTCCCCGCGGGGCTCGACGACGTGGTGATCGAGCGCGCACCCCGGGAAGCCGGGCTCTTCGTCCGACGCCGCGGCGGCGATCTCCGCACCGGCGACGAGGTCATGGCCCCGGGAGTGCGGCTGGGAGCCTTCCAGATCGCGGCCGCCGTCGCCGCCGGCGTCGGCGAGGTGCGTGTCTCGCGATCACCGCGCGTCGTCGTCGTCTCGACGGGCAGCGAACTGACCGCCCCCGGCGCGGGCGGGCGACGCGGCAGCATCCCCGACTCCAACGGTCCGCTCCTGGCCGCCCTCCTCGTCGGGGCCGACGCCGAGCTCGTCGGGCTCCACCGGGTGGGCGACGATCCGGCCGAGGTGACCCGGGTCACGCGCGAGGCCGAGGCAGCGGGCGCCGATGTCATCGTGTTCACCGGCGGGGTGAGTGCCGGCGCCTACGAGCCCGTGCGCGGAGCCTTCGCGGGAGAGGACGCGGGGCGGGGCGGCATCGAGTTCGCCGCGGTCGCGATGCAGCCGGGCAAGCCGCAGGCCTTCGGCACGCTCCCGAGCGGCACCCTCGTCTTCGGCCTGCCCGGCAACCCCGTCAGCGTCGCGGTGTCGTTCGAGGTCTTCGTCCGTCCCGCGCTCCTGCACCTGCAGGGACGCGCCGACATCACCCGTCCCTCGGTGCGGCTGCGGGCGGCGGAGAGCTGGCGCACGCCGCCGGCGCGGCGGCAGTATCTCCCGGCCGTCGTCGACCTCGCCGCGGGCACCGTGCGCCCGGCCACCGCCGGGGGCTCCGGATCGCATCTGGCGGGGGGTCTCGCGCACGCCCAGGCGTTCGCGATCGTGCCGGCCGAGGTCGCCGAGGTCGCCGAGGGCGATCCGCTCGACGTCATACTGGTGGGATGA
- the cydD gene encoding thiol reductant ABC exporter subunit CydD — translation MSEKRADRVRGPVDPRLVRYATASRAFLGVTAAIVLAQTGVIVGFAWTLTSALVGAIAGRPLDELWPLVGAAAAFVVVRSLLIVASERVSAMGAARASLQLRDALVTAVGRLGPRWLGTRNAASLAVVAGHGLESLDAYFGRYLPQLVATALTMPIVIGAILLADPLSALIVVLTIPLIPIFMVLIGLATRAVQRRQFDTLQRLAARFADTVNGLGTLKAFGRQHRAADTIETVTRRYKRETMSVLRVSFVSGFALEFLASISVAIVAVTIGFRLLAGEMDLLVGLFVLLLAPEAYLPLRQVGVQFHAAAEGVAATDEIFDVLDSAQQEAPREGSARPDAGGRSLAVRGLRVRRGERMLPPVDLIAAPGRVVLIDGPSGAGKSSLVAALLGFAEYDGAIEIDGVAAADARGAIAWAGQRPGLIAGSVGQNVALGDPAPDAAVVRASLADAQADDVDPDLELGSQGGGLSGGQAQRVAVARALYRLRRTQGVGVLVLDEPSSALDSDTETALWTRLRSLADDGTAVVLVSHRTSARRIADDVVTLTAALPAASAEHVPPEARS, via the coding sequence GTGAGCGAGAAACGGGCGGACCGGGTGCGCGGCCCGGTCGACCCCCGGCTCGTGCGCTACGCGACGGCGTCGAGGGCGTTCCTCGGTGTGACGGCTGCGATCGTTCTCGCCCAGACGGGCGTGATCGTCGGCTTCGCGTGGACGCTGACCTCGGCCCTCGTCGGCGCCATCGCCGGTCGTCCTCTCGACGAGCTCTGGCCGCTGGTGGGCGCGGCCGCCGCATTCGTCGTGGTGCGCTCGCTGCTCATCGTCGCCTCGGAACGGGTGTCGGCGATGGGCGCCGCCCGCGCATCGCTGCAGCTGCGCGACGCGCTCGTGACGGCCGTCGGCAGGCTGGGGCCGCGGTGGCTCGGAACGCGCAACGCCGCCTCGCTCGCCGTCGTGGCCGGCCACGGGCTCGAGTCGCTCGACGCGTACTTCGGTCGCTACCTGCCGCAGCTGGTCGCGACCGCCCTCACGATGCCGATCGTCATCGGCGCGATCCTGCTCGCCGACCCCCTCTCGGCGCTCATCGTCGTGCTGACGATCCCCCTCATCCCGATCTTCATGGTGCTGATCGGACTCGCCACCCGCGCCGTGCAACGGCGCCAGTTCGACACGCTCCAGCGCCTCGCCGCCCGCTTCGCCGACACCGTGAACGGGCTCGGCACCCTCAAGGCCTTCGGGCGCCAGCACCGGGCCGCCGACACGATCGAGACCGTCACACGCCGCTACAAGCGCGAGACGATGTCGGTGCTGCGGGTCTCGTTCGTCTCCGGGTTCGCCCTCGAGTTCCTCGCCTCCATCTCGGTCGCGATCGTCGCGGTGACCATCGGCTTCCGCTTGCTCGCGGGCGAGATGGACCTCCTGGTCGGGCTGTTCGTGCTGCTGCTCGCCCCCGAGGCGTACCTGCCGTTGCGCCAGGTCGGCGTGCAGTTCCACGCGGCCGCCGAGGGAGTGGCCGCGACCGACGAGATCTTCGACGTGCTCGACAGCGCGCAGCAGGAGGCGCCTCGGGAAGGCTCCGCCCGCCCCGATGCCGGCGGGCGGAGCCTCGCGGTGCGCGGGCTGCGGGTCAGACGAGGGGAACGGATGCTGCCGCCGGTCGATCTCATCGCCGCCCCCGGACGCGTCGTGCTGATCGACGGACCGAGCGGCGCGGGCAAGTCGAGTCTCGTCGCCGCCCTCCTGGGGTTCGCGGAGTACGACGGCGCGATCGAGATCGACGGCGTCGCCGCAGCCGACGCACGGGGAGCGATCGCCTGGGCGGGTCAGCGACCCGGTCTCATCGCCGGCTCCGTGGGGCAGAACGTCGCGCTCGGCGATCCGGCGCCCGACGCGGCGGTCGTCCGCGCGAGCCTCGCCGACGCCCAGGCGGACGACGTCGACCCCGACCTCGAGCTGGGTTCCCAGGGCGGCGGTCTGTCCGGCGGCCAGGCCCAGCGCGTCGCCGTCGCCCGTGCTCTCTACCGGTTGCGGCGCACGCAGGGGGTCGGCGTTCTCGTGCTCGACGAGCCCTCGAGCGCCCTCGACTCCGACACGGAGACCGCCCTGTGGACGAGGCTGCGTTCCCTCGCCGATGACGGCACCGCCGTCGTGCTGGTCTCGCACCGCACCTCCGCTCGCCGCATCGCCGACGACGTGGTCACCCTCACGGCTGCCCTTCCCGCCGCATCCGCGGAACACGTGCCGCCGGAGGCGCGCTCGTGA
- a CDS encoding heavy-metal-associated domain-containing protein, translating to MTIQPISLTSIGDAATIAPSGSCCGGGSCGVASAPTPEPATRDESELLVEGMTCDHCVRAVTEELSALDGVDGVEVDLVAGGSSRVRIRTSAPVTDDTVRAAIDEAGYRLV from the coding sequence GTGACGATCCAGCCGATTTCCCTCACCTCGATCGGCGATGCGGCGACGATCGCACCGTCCGGCTCGTGCTGCGGCGGTGGCAGCTGCGGCGTCGCTTCCGCGCCGACGCCCGAACCGGCGACGCGCGATGAGAGCGAACTCCTCGTCGAGGGGATGACATGCGATCACTGCGTGCGCGCGGTGACCGAAGAGCTCAGCGCCCTCGACGGCGTGGACGGCGTGGAGGTCGACCTCGTCGCGGGCGGATCGTCGCGCGTGCGCATCCGCACCTCGGCGCCCGTCACCGACGACACAGTGCGTGCCGCGATCGACGAAGCCGGATACCGGCTCGTCTGA
- a CDS encoding HesA/MoeB/ThiF family protein, with protein MQPLVEPIDALAPTELIRTARHAVLAGIGNEGQRRLAAARVAVIGAGGLGSPVILALAAAGVGEIVVIDDDVVDGSNLQRQVLHRLGDLDRPKVDSAVRAAADLSPTTRVIPRAERLDADNAVRLMEGAHLVVDGSDTFGTREAVASGADALGIPVVWGAVQEFAGQATVFWSRPPAGVSPISLHDLYPADSTGEPPTCEQVGVLGSLCLQIGGILATEAVKLITGAGDPLLGRVVVIDALRGRQREVPLLARASAVPA; from the coding sequence ATGCAACCGCTGGTCGAGCCGATCGACGCCCTCGCCCCCACCGAACTCATCCGCACGGCCCGTCACGCGGTGCTCGCGGGTATCGGCAACGAGGGCCAGCGCCGCCTCGCCGCCGCCCGTGTCGCGGTGATCGGCGCCGGTGGGCTCGGGTCGCCCGTGATCCTCGCCCTGGCCGCAGCGGGCGTCGGCGAGATCGTCGTGATCGACGACGACGTGGTCGACGGCTCGAACCTGCAGCGCCAGGTGCTGCACCGGCTGGGCGATCTCGACCGACCGAAGGTCGACTCCGCCGTCCGCGCCGCGGCCGACCTCTCACCGACGACCCGCGTGATCCCCCGCGCCGAGCGGCTCGACGCCGACAACGCCGTGCGCCTGATGGAGGGCGCGCACCTCGTCGTCGACGGGAGCGACACCTTCGGCACGCGCGAGGCGGTCGCCTCCGGGGCGGACGCCCTCGGCATCCCCGTCGTCTGGGGCGCGGTACAGGAGTTCGCCGGTCAGGCGACCGTGTTCTGGTCGCGACCACCAGCCGGCGTCTCGCCGATCTCGCTGCACGACCTCTACCCGGCCGACAGCACGGGCGAGCCGCCCACGTGCGAGCAGGTCGGGGTGCTGGGGTCGCTCTGCCTCCAGATCGGCGGCATCCTCGCCACCGAGGCCGTGAAACTGATCACCGGGGCGGGCGACCCGCTCCTCGGCCGCGTCGTCGTGATCGACGCGCTCCGAGGACGCCAGAGAGAAGTGCCTCTCCTTGCGCGCGCATCGGCGGTGCCGGCGTGA
- a CDS encoding metal-sensitive transcriptional regulator has product MHGYEDNKDDLLKRLRRAEGQVRGIARMVEDDKYCIDILTQVSAATKALETVALSLLSDHLGHCVAEATAQGGPVAQEKIREANEAIARLVRS; this is encoded by the coding sequence GTGCACGGATACGAGGACAACAAAGACGACCTGCTGAAGCGTCTGCGCCGGGCGGAGGGCCAGGTGCGCGGAATCGCGCGTATGGTCGAAGACGATAAGTACTGCATCGACATCCTCACCCAGGTCTCGGCGGCCACGAAGGCGCTCGAAACCGTGGCGCTGTCGCTGCTGAGCGATCACCTCGGCCACTGCGTGGCGGAGGCGACGGCTCAGGGCGGTCCGGTCGCTCAGGAGAAGATCCGCGAAGCAAACGAGGCAATCGCTCGTCTCGTCCGTTCATGA
- the cydC gene encoding thiol reductant ABC exporter subunit CydC, producing MNGRVKAVLRAAQPSARRFAPGVLAGVGTAVSAIALLAASAWLIARAAEQPALLYLSAAVVAVRAFAVGRGVFRYLERLAGHDAALDQLATVRAGLVREIVPLAPDGLGRARRGALLSNLVDDVDELQNLPLRVVQPLAVAGLAALGSVVFLAFVSWSAALVVALSLAAAFALAVWLGWAAGGRAERAISPLRSEVSDALLDLLTSIDVLTAFGAMDAAHDRVRRADERLRRAVVRRGVAQGLTAGAVSLLAGAASLLALAVAAPGVVDGTLTGPALAIVVLLPMAVFEVFGPVPLALASWRQVRSAAVRIADTVPAEVPAGLPHDEPAATGRPAPLVGPHGSGIELRGLGASWPRRGAGVDDPGRLDDVTLRVEAGERVMVTGPSGAGKTTLAHVLVRFLDYTGSYRVGGVEARDLSGDDLRLTVGLVEQQPFLFDESLRQNLLFARDTATDDELEAVLERVGLADWSAARGGLDVAVGERGSLVSGGQAQRIALARALLHDFPVLVLDEPTAGVDPAASDALLADLLSAVPADRAVVLISHVDVPPSLVDRTLRIENGRIVPHAA from the coding sequence GTGAACGGGCGCGTGAAAGCCGTGCTGCGCGCGGCGCAGCCGTCGGCCCGCCGTTTCGCCCCGGGCGTGCTCGCCGGTGTCGGCACCGCCGTCAGCGCCATCGCGCTGCTCGCGGCGAGCGCGTGGCTGATCGCCCGCGCCGCCGAGCAGCCCGCACTCCTCTACCTCTCGGCGGCGGTCGTCGCCGTGCGCGCGTTCGCCGTCGGGCGGGGCGTCTTCCGCTATCTCGAACGGCTCGCCGGGCACGACGCCGCGCTCGATCAGCTCGCCACCGTGCGGGCGGGGCTGGTGCGCGAGATCGTGCCGCTCGCCCCCGACGGGCTCGGCCGTGCGCGCCGCGGTGCGCTGCTGTCGAACCTCGTCGACGACGTCGACGAGCTGCAGAACCTTCCGCTGCGCGTGGTGCAGCCGCTCGCCGTCGCGGGGCTCGCCGCCCTCGGCAGCGTCGTCTTCCTCGCCTTCGTCTCGTGGAGCGCCGCCCTCGTGGTCGCGCTGAGCCTCGCCGCGGCGTTCGCCCTCGCCGTGTGGCTCGGATGGGCGGCCGGCGGACGCGCCGAGCGCGCGATCTCGCCCTTGCGGTCGGAGGTCTCCGACGCCCTGCTCGACCTGCTGACCTCGATCGACGTGCTCACCGCCTTCGGAGCGATGGATGCGGCGCACGACCGCGTGCGACGGGCCGACGAGCGCCTGCGTCGCGCCGTGGTGCGTCGCGGTGTCGCGCAGGGCCTCACCGCCGGCGCGGTGTCGCTGCTCGCCGGTGCCGCATCGCTGCTCGCCCTCGCGGTGGCTGCCCCGGGCGTGGTCGACGGCACCCTCACCGGCCCGGCGCTGGCGATCGTCGTGCTGCTGCCGATGGCCGTGTTCGAGGTCTTCGGGCCCGTGCCCCTCGCCCTGGCGTCCTGGCGCCAGGTGCGTTCGGCGGCCGTCCGGATCGCCGACACCGTTCCCGCCGAGGTCCCCGCCGGACTCCCCCACGACGAACCCGCCGCCACCGGCCGGCCGGCGCCTCTCGTCGGCCCCCACGGGAGCGGGATCGAACTGCGCGGCCTCGGCGCCTCGTGGCCGCGTCGCGGAGCCGGCGTCGACGACCCCGGCCGCCTCGACGACGTGACGCTGCGGGTCGAGGCGGGCGAGCGCGTCATGGTGACCGGGCCGAGCGGGGCGGGCAAGACGACGCTCGCGCACGTGCTGGTGCGCTTCCTCGACTACACGGGCTCGTACCGTGTCGGGGGCGTCGAGGCGCGCGACCTCTCGGGCGACGATCTGCGCCTGACCGTCGGGCTGGTCGAGCAGCAACCGTTCCTCTTCGACGAGTCGCTGAGGCAGAACCTGCTCTTCGCCCGCGACACCGCGACCGACGACGAGCTCGAGGCCGTCCTCGAGCGCGTCGGACTCGCCGACTGGTCGGCCGCCCGCGGCGGTCTCGACGTCGCGGTCGGCGAGCGCGGCTCCCTCGTCTCCGGCGGACAGGCGCAGCGCATCGCACTCGCGCGCGCGCTCCTCCACGACTTCCCCGTGCTGGTGCTCGACGAGCCGACCGCGGGGGTCGACCCCGCCGCATCCGACGCCCTGCTCGCCGACCTCCTCAGCGCGGTCCCCGCCGACCGCGCTGTCGTGCTCATCTCGCACGTCGACGTGCCCCCCTCACTCGTGGACCGCACCCTTCGGATAGAGAACGGGCGGATCGTCCCGCACGCCGCGTAG
- a CDS encoding PadR family transcriptional regulator translates to MSVRHALLAILDQGPCYGYQLRAEYSRRAGAAVNVGQIYTTLERLERDGFVDHRGADERGHVYWGITDAGRALAARWVAEPDEPGGRGELARKIALVATLPGIDAAAAIAAQRDAAVLRLAEVESAPSDSGASSDDGVSSVILRAAESAHARAEIEWLDAAAAAVAKDPVGRTFPLSVERPRRGRPRTGT, encoded by the coding sequence ATGTCGGTGCGTCACGCGCTGCTCGCGATCCTCGATCAGGGGCCCTGCTACGGCTATCAGCTGAGAGCGGAGTACTCGCGCCGCGCCGGGGCCGCGGTGAACGTCGGGCAGATCTACACGACCCTCGAGCGTCTCGAGCGCGACGGCTTCGTCGACCACCGCGGCGCCGACGAACGCGGACACGTCTACTGGGGTATCACCGATGCCGGCCGGGCGCTCGCCGCGCGGTGGGTGGCCGAGCCGGATGAGCCGGGCGGCCGCGGCGAGCTCGCGCGCAAGATCGCCCTTGTCGCGACCTTGCCCGGCATCGACGCGGCCGCGGCGATCGCGGCACAGCGCGACGCCGCGGTGCTGCGCCTGGCCGAGGTCGAGTCGGCACCGAGCGACAGTGGTGCGTCGTCGGACGACGGGGTCTCGTCCGTCATCCTGCGGGCCGCGGAGTCGGCTCACGCGCGTGCCGAGATCGAGTGGCTGGATGCGGCGGCCGCGGCGGTCGCGAAGGATCCGGTCGGACGCACCTTCCCGCTGTCGGTGGAGCGACCCCGGAGAGGGCGTCCGCGCACCGGTACCTAG
- the moaA gene encoding GTP 3',8-cyclase MoaA, with the protein MTAVPVALRRRSDVQAADAASGPLVDTHGRVHRDLRISLTDRCSLRCTYCMPEQGNEWLARNSILTLDEIVEIAEVAAAAGVHTFRLTGGEPLLRRDIVEIVRRLAVIEGPEGPVEIAMTTNGIRLPDVLDDLVDAGLARLNISIDTIQREKFASLTRRDRLPEVLEGIAAAAASPLRPLKLNAVAMRGVNDDEIIDLVQFAVDSGAQMRFIEQMPLDAGHTWDREQMVTREEIVATLSSRWDLTPVPGRGGAPAEKWVLEGVENGGGPHEVGVIASVTAPFCGDCDRLRLTADGQVRNCLFSIAEYDLVPVLRGGAPDRAAAIDAVLRASVRGKLPGHAINDPSFLQPPRGMNAIGG; encoded by the coding sequence GTGACCGCCGTACCGGTGGCGCTGCGACGTCGCTCCGACGTCCAGGCGGCGGACGCCGCATCCGGGCCGCTCGTCGACACGCACGGACGCGTGCACCGCGACCTGCGCATCTCGCTCACCGACCGCTGCTCGCTGCGCTGCACGTACTGCATGCCCGAGCAGGGCAACGAGTGGTTGGCCCGCAACAGCATCCTCACCCTCGACGAGATCGTCGAGATCGCGGAGGTCGCCGCGGCCGCCGGCGTGCACACCTTCCGGCTCACGGGCGGTGAGCCGCTGCTGCGCCGCGACATCGTCGAGATCGTGCGGCGCCTCGCCGTGATCGAAGGTCCGGAAGGGCCCGTCGAGATCGCCATGACGACGAACGGCATCCGGCTCCCCGACGTGCTCGACGACCTGGTCGATGCGGGCCTCGCGCGGCTCAACATCAGCATCGACACCATTCAGCGCGAGAAGTTCGCCTCACTCACGCGACGCGATCGTCTCCCCGAGGTGCTCGAGGGGATCGCGGCGGCCGCAGCATCCCCCCTCCGCCCCCTCAAGCTCAACGCGGTGGCGATGCGCGGGGTCAACGACGACGAGATCATCGACCTCGTGCAGTTCGCGGTGGACTCCGGTGCGCAGATGCGGTTCATCGAGCAGATGCCGCTCGACGCCGGCCACACGTGGGACCGCGAACAGATGGTCACGCGCGAAGAGATCGTCGCGACCCTCTCGTCGCGCTGGGACCTCACGCCTGTGCCGGGGCGCGGGGGTGCGCCCGCCGAGAAGTGGGTGCTCGAGGGCGTCGAGAACGGCGGCGGTCCCCATGAGGTCGGCGTGATCGCGTCGGTGACCGCGCCCTTCTGCGGCGACTGCGACCGCCTGCGGCTCACCGCCGACGGCCAGGTGCGCAACTGCCTCTTCTCCATCGCCGAGTACGACCTCGTTCCGGTGCTGCGCGGGGGAGCGCCCGACCGCGCCGCGGCGATCGATGCCGTCCTGCGAGCGAGCGTGCGCGGCAAGCTCCCGGGGCACGCGATCAACGATCCGTCGTTCCTGCAGCCGCCGCGCGGGATGAACGCCATCGGCGGCTGA
- the cydB gene encoding cytochrome d ubiquinol oxidase subunit II, whose protein sequence is MDLAFLWFWIIGFFFIGYFVLDGFDFGVGMSLPFLAKDDVGRRQIINTIGPVWDLNETWLIVAGACLFAAFPEWYATLFSGFYLPLLLILLALIARGVSFEYRHQRDGLRWKRSFDTMIVVGSAVPAFLWGVAFANIVQGVPIDADMEFTGSLLTLLNPYGLLGGATTLLLFFVHGVTFVALKTDGPVHEKARRLATRAGVLAVAVAAVFVLWTVSAHFSLPVLALGAVAAVCLIASVLANARDREGRAFAFGAVTIVAAVAMLFFALFPNVMPSSTDPAFNLTIENASSTDYTLTIMSWAALIFVPLVLAYQAWTYWIFRKRVTRARIETAAASAH, encoded by the coding sequence ATGGACCTCGCATTCCTCTGGTTCTGGATCATCGGATTCTTCTTCATCGGGTACTTCGTGCTCGACGGCTTCGACTTCGGTGTCGGCATGTCGTTGCCGTTCCTGGCGAAGGACGACGTCGGCCGCCGGCAGATCATCAACACCATCGGCCCGGTGTGGGACCTCAACGAGACCTGGCTGATCGTCGCCGGAGCGTGCTTGTTCGCAGCATTCCCCGAGTGGTACGCGACCCTGTTCAGCGGGTTCTACCTGCCGCTGCTGCTGATCCTGCTCGCGCTCATCGCGCGCGGCGTCTCGTTCGAGTACCGCCACCAACGCGACGGGCTGCGGTGGAAGCGCAGCTTCGACACCATGATCGTCGTCGGCTCGGCCGTGCCGGCCTTCCTCTGGGGCGTCGCCTTCGCGAACATCGTGCAGGGCGTGCCGATCGACGCCGACATGGAGTTCACCGGCTCGCTGCTGACACTCCTCAACCCGTACGGGCTCCTGGGAGGTGCGACCACCCTGCTGCTGTTCTTCGTGCACGGTGTGACGTTCGTGGCGCTGAAGACCGACGGACCGGTGCACGAGAAGGCGCGCCGCCTGGCGACACGGGCCGGAGTGCTCGCCGTCGCGGTGGCAGCGGTCTTCGTGCTCTGGACGGTGAGCGCGCACTTCTCGCTGCCCGTGCTCGCCCTCGGCGCGGTCGCCGCGGTCTGCCTCATCGCGTCGGTGCTCGCGAACGCCCGCGACCGCGAGGGGCGCGCATTCGCCTTCGGCGCGGTGACGATCGTCGCCGCCGTCGCGATGCTCTTCTTCGCGCTGTTCCCGAACGTGATGCCCTCCTCGACCGACCCCGCGTTCAACCTCACGATCGAGAACGCCTCGAGCACCGACTACACGCTCACGATCATGAGCTGGGCCGCGCTCATCTTCGTCCCCCTGGTTCTCGCATACCAGGCCTGGACCTACTGGATCTTCCGCAAGCGGGTGACGCGGGCGCGGATCGAGACGGCCGCAGCATCCGCCCACTGA
- a CDS encoding cytochrome ubiquinol oxidase subunit I — protein sequence MEWLDPLLLARWQFGLTTLYHYLFVPLTLGMGLVVAIFQTVWYRTGSVKWLHLTRFFGKIFLINFAMGVVTGIVQEFQFGMNWSAYSRFVGDVFGAPLAFEGLLAFFLEATFIGLWIFGWDKLPRLAHLASIWMAVLGATLSAYFILAANAFMQNPVGYEMAADGSRAELVDFWAMLTNPVALAAFPHTITSAWMFAGAVVIAVSAWHLARGRNVEMMRPSLRFGMWFLVISFAGVALSGDQLSLVMVQTQPMKMAAAEAMYNTACGADASFSIFSLGTPDGSAEVWSLRVPWLLSLLSTHSFDGCVEGINDLQAQYTAQFGPGDYTPVIWVTYWAFRWMMGLGGAAALLSVAGLWLTRKKSRFTMKPWMWRVLVWSAPLPLIGSLVGWIFTEMGRQPWIVFGLMLTEDGVSPSVPGWNVLISLVAFTTIYAVLAVVEVGLIITYAQKGPDPLPDPNAPREPDSVENTPTTVY from the coding sequence GTGGAGTGGCTCGACCCTCTGCTTCTCGCTCGCTGGCAGTTCGGCCTGACGACGCTCTACCACTACCTCTTCGTGCCCCTGACGCTCGGCATGGGACTCGTGGTCGCGATCTTCCAGACGGTCTGGTACCGCACCGGATCCGTGAAATGGCTTCACCTGACGCGCTTCTTCGGCAAGATCTTCCTCATCAACTTCGCCATGGGAGTGGTGACCGGCATCGTGCAGGAGTTCCAGTTCGGCATGAACTGGTCGGCGTACTCGCGCTTCGTCGGCGACGTCTTCGGCGCCCCCCTCGCCTTCGAGGGACTGCTGGCCTTCTTCCTCGAAGCCACGTTCATCGGGTTGTGGATCTTCGGGTGGGACAAGCTTCCGCGTCTCGCTCACCTCGCGAGCATCTGGATGGCGGTGCTGGGCGCCACCCTGTCGGCCTACTTCATCCTCGCCGCGAACGCGTTCATGCAGAACCCGGTCGGCTACGAGATGGCCGCGGACGGTTCGCGTGCCGAACTCGTGGACTTCTGGGCGATGCTGACGAATCCCGTAGCCCTCGCCGCCTTCCCCCACACGATCACCTCGGCGTGGATGTTCGCCGGCGCCGTCGTCATCGCGGTCTCCGCCTGGCATCTCGCCCGCGGTCGCAACGTGGAGATGATGCGGCCCTCGCTGCGATTCGGCATGTGGTTCCTGGTGATCTCCTTCGCCGGGGTCGCTCTCTCGGGCGACCAGCTGAGTCTCGTCATGGTGCAGACGCAGCCCATGAAGATGGCCGCCGCCGAGGCGATGTACAACACCGCCTGCGGGGCCGACGCCTCGTTCTCGATCTTCTCGCTCGGCACCCCCGACGGCTCGGCCGAGGTGTGGTCGCTGCGCGTGCCGTGGCTGCTGTCGCTCCTGTCGACGCACTCGTTCGACGGCTGCGTCGAGGGCATCAACGATCTGCAGGCGCAGTACACCGCCCAGTTCGGCCCCGGCGACTACACGCCCGTCATCTGGGTGACCTACTGGGCGTTCCGCTGGATGATGGGCCTGGGCGGTGCGGCAGCGCTGCTCTCCGTCGCCGGCCTGTGGCTGACGCGCAAGAAGTCGCGCTTCACGATGAAGCCCTGGATGTGGCGCGTGCTCGTGTGGAGCGCTCCGCTCCCGCTGATCGGCAGCCTCGTCGGCTGGATCTTCACCGAGATGGGCCGCCAGCCCTGGATCGTGTTCGGTCTGATGCTGACCGAGGACGGCGTCTCGCCCAGCGTGCCGGGCTGGAACGTCCTCATCTCGCTGGTGGCCTTCACGACGATCTACGCCGTGCTGGCGGTGGTCGAGGTCGGGCTGATCATCACGTACGCCCAGAAGGGACCAGACCCCCTCCCCGACCCGAACGCCCCCCGTGAACCCGACTCCGTCGAGAACACCCCGACGACGGTCTACTAG